In Sphaerisporangium krabiense, the DNA window GCGCGCCATCTGCGCGTACGACAGCGCCGTGAACGCCATCGCGACCATGCCGATGACGTAGGCGAGCGCGACCATGCCGCCCGACGCCTGGAAGACGCTGCCGAAGATGCCGAACGGCGCGATCGGCACCATGAAGATGAGCCCGTAGATCAGCAGGTCGGTGAAGCTCAGCGAGCGCTGGAGCTCCTGCTTGTAGCCGAAACGCTCGACGCCGGAGTCGGCGGGCGACGCCTGGGAGCTTGACGGCGGCGCATCGAAGGGGGAAGTCATGAAGGGCTCCTTCAAACGCAGGGCAGAGCCGTACGATAGGGCGAAACCTTGAAACCGAAAAGGTTTCCCGAGAAAGTTTTACAAAAGGGACACACGGTCGCGTGACGGCGGGCCCGGGGGCTGTGCCGCCGTGATGACCTGCGGTTTCGTACGGGTTTCCCCGGGCGTGCGCGGCGGCGTGGCCGGCGGGCGCCGCCCGGTCGTGCTGACCGTTATGTCGCTCCGGCCCGTCCTCTTCAGACGGAGGTCACCACATCGAAGTCCAGACCGTCGGCCCGTCCGACGTACACGCGCTGGTTGACCTGGCCGCCCGCCAGGGTGACCCGGCCACGGCCGCCGGTGATCGTGGTGCCGTCCGCGGCCGCCTCGATGGCGCGCACGGACGGGGAGCCCGCGCGCCGCGCCAGGGCCGCCAGCATCGCCACGCCTTCGTAGCAGCCGTGCCCGTGCCCGTTGAGCAGCGGCGCCGCGGGACCGAAGCCGCGCGTGTAGCGCTCGGCCAGCCCGAGGTTGGCGTCGGTGGTCAGGGTGCCGAAGTAGCCCATGGCGGCGTACAGCTCGCCGGTGGTGTCGCCGCCGATGGCCAGCAGCCCGTGCTCCTCCAGGGCGCCGCACAGCCGCGCGCAGCCGAGCCCGCTCGCGGTGAACGCCCGGTTGAAGGCGACGAGGTCGCTGCCGATGAGGTTGACCAGCACGGCGTCCGGCCGCACGGCGGCCAGCTCCTCGATGACGGGGCCGGTGTCGATGGTGCCGGAGGGGACGAACCGCTCGCCGACCACCGTGGCCGACCGCGCGCGCAGGTGGGCGCGGGCGGAGGCGT includes these proteins:
- a CDS encoding substrate-binding domain-containing protein, with the protein product MTNPVTVVIDPLEAHLLKAEAFRVGLVVPVSGVLGLLGPCAINCAMLAASEVNADGGVLGRPVELVLIDAGAPPAEVAREVAGLTSAGAVQGLVGTHTSDVRVAIERVVAGVVPFVYTPPHEGGTRRPGVYYLGEPASRQVGPGLDWLIDNRRARRWFLLGNDYVWPRLVHASARAHLRARSATVVGERFVPSGTIDTGPVIEELAAVRPDAVLVNLIGSDLVAFNRAFTASGLGCARLCGALEEHGLLAIGGDTTGELYAAMGYFGTLTTDANLGLAERYTRGFGPAAPLLNGHGHGCYEGVAMLAALARRAGSPSVRAIEAAADGTTITGGRGRVTLAGGQVNQRVYVGRADGLDFDVVTSV